GAGGGCGAGCATGCCGCAAAAGGTGCCTATCAACGAAACAAAGATGGCGACTGTACAGATGATGGTGGACCGGAAGCTTTGCAGGAAGAGGTAGACAACAAAAATGACGAGGAGGATGGCTTCAAAGAGGGTGTGAACGACCTCCTCGATGGAGATGCGCACGAAGTCTGTGGTATCCAGCGAGATCGTGTATTCGATCCCGTCGGGCATGGTCTTCTGCAGTTCCTCCATGGTTTTCCGCACGGCCTTGGAGACATCAAGGCCGTTGACGCCGGGCTGCTGGTAAACTGCAATGGGGGTTGCGGGGATCCCGTTCACCTTGTTATCGTCGATGTACTGCTTGCGTCCAACCTCGGCACGGGCAACGTCTCCGACCTTCACTATGGCGCTGCCGTCCTGACTCGTTTTGAGTATGATGTTTTCATATTGCCTGGGATTGGTGAAGGGGGCCTGTGTCACGACAGGCAGGGTCATCTGGACCTTGTCGTCGCTTGGCTGCTGGCCGATCTGCCCCGCGCCCCAGAGCGCATTCTGCTTTGAGACAGCCTGCTGGATATCGCTGGTGGTGACCCCGAGGGAGGCCATCCTGTCGGGGTTCATCCATATGCGCATTGCCTGGTCGGGCACACCGAAGATCGTTGCCTCACCGGCGCCTTCAACCCTCTTGAGGGCGTCGAGAACGTAGACGTTCGCATAGTTGGTGACGTAATCCGCAGTGTAGCGGCCGTCCTTGTTGAAGACGGAAAGGATCATCAATATGTTGGAGGCCTTTTTCTGGACGGAGACGCCGTACTGTGATACGGCTGAGGGCAGTTGCGGCATGGCGAGATTGACGCGATTCTGTACCTGGACCTGTGCTATATCGGGGTCCGTGTCCAGGGTGAAGTAGACGGTCAGGTTCATCTGGCCCGTATTGGAGCATGTCGACGTCATGTAGAGCATGTTGTCGACGCCGTTGATCTGGGATTCGATGGGCGCGGCAACGGAATCGCTCACCGTCTTGGAGTCCGCCCCGGGATAGGTGGTCGATACCGAGACCTGGACCGGCGTGATGGTCGGATACATGGATACGGGAAGGACCCTCATTGCCACAAGGCCGGCGATGACGATGATGATGGCCACAACTGTCGCAAATATGGGCCGTTCGATGAAGAACCGGGAGAACATGCCCTACCTCCCTTGCTTCGTGCCCCCGGCTGTTCCGGAATCAGCCGGCTTCGCGCCGGGCTTTGGTGTCGCGGAATCAGCCGGCTTCGCGCCGGGCTTGGAAGGAGTCGAAGCAGGCTGTGATGGTGTTGCGCCGGGCTTTGCAGGGGTCGTGTCGACCTTCACCGCGGGAGCTGGCTCCCCCGGCTTCGCGCCGGGCACCGGGGCTGCTGGCTTGATCTCTACAGGCTCACCCTGGCGAACGGATAGGACGCCGTCAACGACCACTTGTTCGCCGGCCCGCAGGCCGCCGTCGATGAATACGTCATTCCCGTACCAGTCACCGACGGTGACGGGACGGAACTCGGCTTTCCCCTCCTTGTTGATGACCCATACAAAATGTCCCTTTGCACCCTGCTGTATCGCCCTTTGCGGCACGAGGACGGCATTGCGACGGACGGCCCCTTTCATGCGTGCCCGTACATACTGGTTGGGACGGAGGTCGCCTTTCGTATTCTTCACACTCGAACGGATGAGAAAGGTACCCGTCTTTGCATTGAAGGAAGGAGCCGCAAAGGTGATGCGGCCTGTTTCGGGAAAAACGCTGCCGTCGACAAGGACGATCTCGACGTCATAATTGTGATTTTCCGGAGGGATGATCTGCCCGCTGGCAACGCGATCGGAGAATCTCTTCATGTCATTCTCGGATATGCTGAAGTTCACCCACATCGGAGAGAGGACGGATACCGTTGTCAGCTGGTTATTCATCGTACTGACATAGGCCCCGTCCTGTATCATGGCGGCGCCGGTAATGCCTGTCACCGGGGCGGTTATTGTGCAATAGGACAGATTGAGCTTCTCCATCTCCAGCTGCGCCTTTGCCTGCTCGACCGCCGCTCCGGTGGATTCGAAGTTGCCCTTGGCGTCATCGAGGTCCTTCTGCGAGAGGGCGTTCTGTTCCGCAAGGGGTTTGACGCGCTCCAGATTCATGCGGGCGACCTCGTGGGAGGCCTTCTGCCTGGCAAGCGCCGCCGCCGCCGCGTTTACCTGGGTCTGGAAGGGTTTTTTGTCCATGAGAAAGAGGGTGCTTCCCTTTTTGACAATGGTTCCTTCGGTGTAGGTCCTCTTTTCAAGGAATGCGTTGACCCGGGCACGGATCTCCACCTCGTGGGAGCTCTGTGTCTGTGCGACAAATTCGAAGGCAACGGGCGTGTCCGCGGGGGTGATCTTCATTGCGGTGACCCCTGCCACCCGTTCATGGGGTTTCTCTTTCTTTGAGCAGCCGCCTGGAAAAGTCAGGAGGATCAGTGCGGCGGCGAGCATGAACATTGCCCGGAACATCGGTTCTGAATGACAAACTTTGAGGGATTGCGAATACATCATTGAGACACTCCATTTCTTATGCATTGCGACGTATGTCTGATGATGGCGAAATCGACTGGCACGGCCCGCTGATCGAGGTCTTTGCGTCAATCCTTGAATTCAACCCGGCAGGTATCAGATCCACCTCTGAATATATCGCTTTTCCGCTGTATTTATTAACACTGGCCAACACAAAACGATGGCCCGCCCGTTGCCAGGAACTTGTTTTGAGTATAACTTTTAGTGTTTCATGAAGGCAAGCATGTTTTTCAAGCGCCGACGGCCGTTCCGTCTCACCCATCATGCATCGTGGAGCACCTGGCACAGAGGGCAGGGGACGACGCCCCCGGGTCTTTTTTTGCTTTGCAGCCCCGGCAAAGCCGGGGACCAGGAAGGGGGTGTGGGCAAGGGACGATGGATGCTAAGCTAGGGTGAGCCTGTCAAGACGAAGGCCCCCCAGAAAAAAGGATGGGGCTTTTGCTTCATCAAGGCCAGCTTGGACTGTCTTAAGGCCTGGGACGGGGTCTTTCCCTCTGAAAGAAGCGTGTAGAAAGTGGTCATGAGGTCCACCGTCTCCCGGGAAGGGACGCTCCAGAGGCTCATGACGAGGGTTTTTGCCCCTGAAAGGATGAAGGCCCTCTTGAGGCCGAACACACCCTCCCCGCCTTGGATATCCCCGACACCCGTCTGGCAGGCGGACAGGACTACAAGGTCCGTGCCTTTGAGATCGAGCCCGAGGACTTTCTCAGCCGTGACCATCCCTTCGTCCCGGCCCTCCTGAAGTGAAGTATTGGCTCCGGCGAGGACTATTCCCGAGCGCAGCATGGGGTTCTCGATAGTGTCGGGAAGGTCCTGCAAAGGATTGCCCGTTGATGAGAACTCCGGTATCTGTTCGGGCCGCTTCGTCTCTTCTTCAGTGAGAAAGTACCCGTGAGTAGCGAGGTGAAGGATCCTGGGGGACGACATGCCGAAAAGGATGTATTCCATCGCCTTCCTGTTCTGCTGGTTCGATACCTTCTGTCCGAACTTGTTCCGCAGGATCTTTTCGATGGCGTCCGCCTCCTGCTTCGTGTCGGGAAGGCGATGGAAACGCATGCCGCTCGCATCCCGTGAGATGTGGCCCCTTATCGAAGCCGTCCTGACATTGGCGGATGCCTTTGTCCTGTCCATCTCTTTCTGCCCCAGGTCATAGTCGGGGTCGGCCATTATCAGCGATTCCCCGCCGCTGAGGGAAGGTCTTGCGAACTTGACCATGTCCCTTCCGGCACCGACGTAGCTGATGAGAAAGTCCTCTATGAGATAGGAACCGGTGGAATTCATCAGGGTTTCAAAGGGGATGAGGTTGAGGTTCCCGTCGGGGCTTATAAGGAGGCGTCCTTTCCCCTTTATGGAAAGCTCGACGGGTTTGATCAGAAGATCATACAGGATCGATGCCTGGACCTTAAGTTCTTTTTCACTCGGCAGGGCACCTTCGGACTTTGCCCTTGCCATCTCCCCGAGGTATGCACGTATGTGCCTGTCCACCCGTTCACTTGCGCCCATATCCAGGAGCCGGATCTCATCGGCATCTCCCGGAATGAAAAGGAAGAGCAGATAGTGGGGCTCTGCCCACTGTTTCTTCCTGAAGTCGAAGAGGGTGACCTTCGCGTAGTCGAGGTAGACCGTGTCGCGGGAAAGAGTTGATGACAGGGTCTTGATATCCGCTGTCCGTGCTTTCTTCTGCAGCATGAAGTCCATGCTCCCGGCCATAAGCTCCGGTTCGATAGACCCCTTTTTCTCTTGCAGTTCAGACATCTTCCCCGCATATTCCTCAGGCGCCATCTTTCCGGGTCCGGCCAATTGGAGCCGGGCAATATCCCTGTTCACCGCTGTCAACTCGTTGAATGTCGCTCGCACCTTTGGGTCATCGGAAGCGCTCAATGCGTCCATATAGCGTCCCTGGGCCTCCATGACGGAACCCTTCCATCTCAGCCAGGCGTTGAAAACATCGATGACGGCGGTTTGACTGCCGCGCGGGGGGAGGCTGAGGGCATGGCTCACATATCCATAGATGCCCAGTTCCTGTGTTTTCATATAGGAGAGTTTCTGCTTTTCCGTAAGAAGCGTGAAGATGGACTCACGGAGCGAATCCTGAATATCCAGCGACCTTTTGAAGGAAGCATGGGCCTCGGGATGCTTGTCGTGGGCCCCATAGTAAAAACCGAGGTTGTTGAGGGCCACGCTCACGGCAGGGTGGTTTTCGCCGAGGCTTTTTTCCCAGATAGCGAGGGCGCGCTTATAGAGGGACTCCATCTCGGTATACCGGCCGGTGTTTCGATAGACGATGGCCAGATTGGTGAGACCGAAGGCGACATTGGGATGGTTTGCGCCGAGGGATCCTTCGCATATCTCAAGAGAGCGTTTGATAAGAGGCTCCGCCTCGGCGTAGCGGCCGCTTTCGCGATAGAGCTTGGCTATGAGGGTGAGGGAGAACGTGATCGCTTCGGGAGGGAGATCCTGGTTTCTGTCCCATATCTCCAAGGCTCTCTTTATCAAGGTCTCCGATTCGGCCTGGCGACCGTTGTGGTGATAGGCTTCGGCCAGCAGGACCAGATTGAAGGCGATGGCCTCAGGACGGCGTATCCCGGCTCTCTGACGGATCTCCAGGGCGCGTTCGAGGAGGGGTTCCGCCTCCGTGAAGCGTCCCGTCTGGTTGTATATCCTGGCGAGGAACATGAGGATCTGGGCAACGGGGGGACGGTCTGGACCGCGGGGGGCCCTTTCCTGTATGGCGAGGGCGCGCCTGAAGAGAGGCTCCGCCTCGGTGAAGCGTCCCGTCACCCGATAGAGGTTAGCGAGGTTGCTCGCCGCCGCCGCAATATTGGGATCATCCGGACCATGAATCGATTCATTGACAGCAAGAAGCCGAACCGCGAGAGGGATGGCCTCCTGAAACCTTCCTTCCTTCTTGAGCTGATCTATCTGTGCGGTAAGTGTTGAGGTATCTTCGCCGGACTGGCCCGGCAACGAGTTCGGAAGAAGCATCATTGCGGTTATGACGGCGGGAAAGAAGACTGCAGCGAACCGAAGGAACCTCACGATGCTTTGACCTCCGTCGATCACGGGAAAACGGGACTCAAAACAGCCCCTTTCGTTTCAGTCCGATTCTACCATCTTTCGAGAGACTGCCGCAACCGTCCAGTACGATACACAATGACCGGTGTACCCTGTATCCAGAGAAAATGGGGGCATAGGCGGTTAATAACTTGTTAACAACTAAGACATTATGGAGTATAATAAAGTTGTTAACAATGGAGGATCGGTGGATATAAAGAAACTCATCCTTGCGGGTCTCAACGAGAAGGGCAGGATCAAGGCAACCGATGTTATGAGGGAGACCGGTTTTTCCCGGCCCTACGTCCACAGATTTCTCAGGGAGCTTGTTGAGGAAGGCAAGATCGCACTCGTCGGCAAGGCCAACCGGGCGCACTATGTGGCATCCGGGGCGTCCGGCCGGGGGGCCGGGAAGGCCCAGGGGGAAACGGTCAGGCTCCATCGCATGTTGCGCAAGACGGGCCTGAGGGAAGACGCCGTTCTGGAAGGTATAAAGAGGGAGGAAAAGCTCTACGATGGTATTTCCTCGAACATCGCGGAGGTATTCACATACGCCTTCACGGAGATCCTCAACAACGCGATAGAACATTCCGGTTCGGAGATGGTCGACATTGTTGTTTCCAGAGATGTGATGCGCCTGTCTTTCGACATATCCGACAGGGGGATAGGGATCTTCAACAATATCATGAAGAAGAAAGGCCTCGCGTCGATCATGGAGGCGATCCAGGACCTGCTTAAGGGAAAGGAGACGACGGCGCCGGCATTTCACAGCGGCGAAGGGATCTTCTTCACATCAAAGATCGCCGATCGCTTCATCATAAGGAGCTTTGGCAAAAGACTCACCTTCGACAACGAGGTGGGGGAGATGTTCGTGAAGGATGTCAAAAGACCCATCCTGGGCACCAAAGTGTTCTTTTCCGTCAGGCTCGCCGCGAAGAAATACCTGAAGGACATCGAAAAAAGTTCCAGGTTCCAGGTTCCAGGTCCAAGGTTAAGAAAATGAAGGGTTGAACAGGGGAAGCGAGGAAAGGACAAGCGGATGAACAGGGTGCGGGTGAGGATAAACGGGGTCTGGCGGCAGTTCGCGGCAGAGCCCGATCGTGTGCTTCTCGATGTGCTGAGGGATGATCTCCGGCTGACGGGGGCCAAGCAGTCCTGCGACCGGAAAGGGCAGTGCGGAGCGTGCACGGTCATCGTCAACGGAAGGGCGGTTCCGTCATGCCTGCAGAAGATGATAAAGCTTGACGGCGCCGATGTGATCACCGTGGAAGGCCTGGGCACCCCCGATAATCCCCACCTGATCCAGGAGGCCTATGTTCTTTCCGGGGCCATACAGTGCGGGTTCTGCACCCCCGGCATGATCATGGCCACGAAAGCCCTGCTGGACAGGAACCCCGACCCGGATGATGCCGAAATAAGGAAGGCACTGGAGCGCAATCTCTGCCGGTGCACGGGATACGTGAAGATAATCGACGCGGTGAAGCTTGCCGGCCGGTTCATTCGGGGAGAGACAACACCGGATGCGGTGAGGCCCGATCCGATTGGCCCGAAGATCGGGGTTTCCCATCCCCGTCCCTCAGCCATGCTGAAAGCGTGCGGGCTCGCTCGGTTTTCGGCCGACATCCGCCTTGAGGATCCCCTCGAACTGGCGGTTACGCGGAGCTCCGAGCACCATGCCCGGATCGTGTCCGTTGATACGTCAGAAGCCGCGAAAATGCCGGGGGTTGTCGGGGTTATGACCGCCCGGGACATAAAAGGGACGAACAGGATCAAGATCCTCCTTGCCGACCAGCCCATTCTGGCGGAAGACAAGATCCATTGCCTGGGAGACGCCATAGCGATCGTGGCCGCCCGCACCAAAAAGCAGGCCCTCGCCGCCGCCGCGGCCGTGAAGATCGTCTATGATCCCGTGCCCATTCTCAGTTCGCCGATAGAAGCGATGATGGACGACGCCGTCCGGGTCCATGCCGAATGGCCGAACCTCTGCTTCGTCCAGCCGCAGATAAAGGGCGATGCCGGGGCGGCGCTTGAAGGGTCCGCGACCGTCGTAGAGGCGGATTTCTCGACGCACATCAACCATCAGGCCCCCCTTGAGCCTGAAGCGACCGTCGCGTATATGGAAGGCCGGGGGGAGGACGTGCAGCTTGTCGTCGTCGGGCGAAGCATAAACATTCATCTCCACATGGCCGACCTGCAGGAGGCCCTCGGCTACGAGAACGTGCGATATGAGGAGGCGTTCTCGGGCGGGAACTTCGGGCAAAAGCTAGCAATGACCTCCGAGGCCATTTCGGGAGCGGCGGCCCTTCATTTCAGGCGTCCCGTGCGATACATCCCCGGCCTTGCGGAGTCGATGATCATGAGCAGCAAGCGACATGCTTTTGCGATGAGGGTCAAGCTAGGCTGCGGGGCGGATGGAAGACTGACCGCCTTCGCGATAGACTTCATCGTCGATAACGGGGCATACCAGATAATCGGCATGACCGTTATAAAACGAGCGCTATGGATGCTTTCCGGATCCTACAACATACCCAACGTCGATGCTCTGGCGCGGCTGGTGTATACCAATAATCCGGCAGGCGGCGCCGCCCGGGGAGCGGGGCCGCCGCAGGTCACCTTTGCGCTGGAGTGCGCCATGGACATGCTCGCCGAAAAGATCGGCATGGACCCTCTCGCGTTTCGGCGGATCAACTCCCTTCTGCCCGGACAGAGCGTCTCCACGGGAATGGTGTACGAGGAATGGCCCTTTCCGGAGCTCTGTGACGCCATCAGACCGACATACGAACGGGCAAGAAGAGAAGCGGCCTCCATGAAGAAGGGTCCGATAAAACGCGGCGTGGGCATAGCCTCCCATGCTTTCGGTATCGGAGGTCCCGCAGACATCGGCAGGGTCGTCGTTGAGCTTGATCCCGACAATGGTTTGACGATCTTCGCGGCCGTCGCGGATCCCGGCGAAGGCAACGATTCCATGCTCACCCAGATCGCTTCCCATCTCACCGGCATACCGCTCGGGAAGGTCCGCCTTGTCACCCGCGATACCGACCGCACGACGGGAATGGGTCCCGCGGCGGGAAGCAGGATGACATACATGGCCGGCGGCTCCCTCGTGCTCGCCATCGAACAGCTCCAGAAGGCGATGAGGGAGGCGGGTGCCGATACCTGTGAAGGGCTCAGGAAGGCCGGCAAGCCCACCCATTATCTGGGCTCCAAAATGGCTGCAGGCAAAGAGGCCATCCTCGATCCCGAAACCGGCCAGGGACTTTCCTTCGAATCCCGGGTCCATGCCATTCAACTGGCGGAGGTGGAGGTCGATACGGCCACCGGCGAGGTCCGGGTCATCAGGATGACGACAGCGGTCGATCCCGGTACGGTGATAAATCCCCACAACCTCGAAGGCCAGCTGCATGGCGGCATGGACCAGGGCGTGGGGTTTGCACTCAGAGAGGAATACATCCACGGTGAAACGAAGGATTGGATCACCTTCAAGTTCCCGACAATGAAGACCGCCTTCGACATGGATGTGATAATCAACGAGACCCCCCGGGCAAAGGGCCCCCTGGGAGCCGTGGGAATAGGAGAAATGACGATGGTCTGCACCGCGCCGGCGGTGATCAACGCCATATATGACGCGTGCGGTGTAAGGATCCATGATCTGCCTGCAACACCGGATAAGATAAGGGCAGGGCTGGCCCGGAAGACGACTTGAGTCGCTTTAATAGCTTGGGGGCGAAGGCTGAGTGATGGTTTGAATGGATGACGGGTGATGAGTTGGTCGGCACGATGGCGCAATTAGTGGTTGACGAAGGTATGAAACCAGGCACGATTTGATGAATTATCCTTCCGAGCCCGGCCAGAGAACAGGGGATTTTCAGCAGAGGCCTCGCGTTATTGCGGGGAGGGAGATTCTTTTTGATAATGAAGGGTTTCTGTGGGATCCCGAAGACTGGACGGAGGAGGTGGGCCGGGCCCTGGCATTGGAATCCGGCATCGACGGGATCGATGATGCGCAGTGGAGTGTCATCCGTTTCTTGCGCGCCTACTATGCCTATCACGGCCGTGCTCCCATGAACCGCGATCTGAAGGCGGGTCTCGGGATGAGTCTCATGGACCTCGAGGCCCTTTTCCCCGGAGGGATCCGCAAGGGTGCCCGACGGATAGCGGGCCTGCCCAATCCGAGATCATGCACATGAGAGAGGATATGTCGAAATTTATCTATCTGGACAACGCGGCGACGACCTTTCCCAAGCCGGCATCGGTCCTGGGGAAGATGGTGGAAACCTATGGCAGGATAGGTGTATCCCCCGGCAGGGGAAGCTACGACCGTGCCGCCGAGGCAGAGGAATTCGTCGGGGACACAAGACGCAGAACGGCCCGCTTCTTCGGCTCCCCGGACCCCGACAGGGTCATCTTTACCGCGAATGCCACCGACGCGCTGAATATTGCCCTGCAGGGTCTGCTCCATCCGGGGGACCACGTGGTGTCCACCAGGCTCGAGCACAACTCCGTCCTTAGACCGCTTTATCATCTGCGCCGCAAGGGCGTCATAGAGTACGACCTTGTTCCCTTCGACGGGAAGGGCTTTGTCGATCCCCGTGACATAGCCGCGGCCATTCGGCCCAACACGAAGCTTGTCGTGATCACCCATGCGTCCAACGTTCTGGGTACCATCCAGCCCATTCGGGAAATAAGCGGGCGCTGCGCCGAAGTCGGTGTGCCGCTCCTCGTCGATGCCGCCCAGAGCGCCGGCGCCATACCGATCGATATGGAGGTCTGGGGGGTGGCGGGACTTGTTTTCACAGGTCACAAATCAATGCTTGCCCCGACGGGCATAGGCGGCCTGGTGCTCGGTCGACAGATGGATGAAATAGAACCTTCCCGTTTCGGCGGCACAGGTGTCGATTCGGCAAACCCGGTTCACACGGGGGACTTTCCCTACAGGCTGGAAGCAGGCACCCTTAACCTCATGGGTATTATCGGCCTTTCTGAAGGCCTTGAGTTTCTTCAAGACGTTGGAATGGAAACGATTCATACCGGCGAAATGGAACTGCTGAAGAAGCTTCGCGACGGGTTGGCTTCAGTCGACGGGATTGAACTGTACGGTGCACAGGACCTCTCCCGCCACGTCGGGCTCCTGACGGCCAATGTTCGGGGCATGGACCCCGATGATGTGGGGGCCATTCTGGACGGCGACTTCAATATAGCAGTCAGGGTAGGGCTCCACTGCGCCCCGCTTGTTCACGAGACCCTCGGCACCTTTCCCTCCGGCAGCATCCGTTTCAGCATCGGACCTTTCAACAGCGGCGAAGATATAGACAGAACCCTGGAGGCCATGACCGAGATCGCAAGGCAGGGAAGACGCACGTGACCTGAGGTTGAAGGACATATCTCGTCCCTGTCCCGGCTTGTCTCAGGCAGCCCCCGCGTCTTGCCGGCGCCCGCCGGACGTGTGGCGGCGATAATGCGGGATAGCCGCAAACACGAATATGGCCGCTGACAGCAGGACCAGAAAGGAACAGTATACGTAGATCCTGCCGAGAGGGATGTCATCGGCAAGAAAACCGATAAGAAGGGAACCGACGCTCACTCCAAGATCGTAGGAGGCGAGGTACGTGGAATTTGCCGCCCCTCTTTCGCGGTGGTCCGCGAGGTTGTTGACGGCGGCCTGGCATGTCGGCATTAGTATGCCGAAACCAAAGCCGCTGAAGACCCCCGCTGCGAGAAAGTGGCTTGGACCAGGCGCAAGCCCGAGTAATGATATGCCGGCCGCGGTCAATATGAGGCCGGAAAGGACCAGCGAGACGAAATATCCTTTGTCGAAGAGCCTGCCAAGGAAGAGCCTCGAAAAAAAGATGGATGCCGAAAAGCACAGAAAGAATGCGGTGACGTTGGAGAAACCTCTCTGTCCGGCATAGATGCCGACAAAGATGATTACGGCCCCGTAGGCGATCATGATGAAGAACATACATGATGAAAAGAGAAGGGATTTCTTGTGGAGGAGGTTCCTGAACGAGAGTCTCGTTTTCACGATCGTCTTCGATGGTGTTCTCGAAAAAGTGATTATGATAACCGAAAGGAGAGAAACGCAGAGAAGGGAAAGGAACATCGCCTCAGGACCGTACCTTTCCAACACCTCAACACCGAACATGGGGCCGATGGTCATTCCCACCGGGATGCACAGGGCAAAGATGCCTATCCCTTCGCCCAACCGCATGGAAGGTACGGTATCAGCGACGATGGTTGCGTTCGCCGAAGAACATATCCCCCAGATGGCGCCGTGGACGAGTCTCAGGAAAACCATTGCGGCCACCCCGGTGACCAGGGGATAGAAGCCATATCCAGCCGTCGAAAGGATGAGGGAGAGAATGAGCACCAGAAACCGGGGATGATTGTCGAGAATATGGCCTGCAAGCGGACGAATGAGGATAGCCGGGATTGAAAATGCAGCCATTATCATCCCCACGTTTCCCTGGGTCATACCCAGATTTCCGATGAGGTAGATGGGCAGTGTCGGCATAAGCGCATAGAACGCCCACGCCATGAGTAAAGTCGCCGAGATTATAGCTGTGAATTCTTTCGACCAGAGCTTGTTCTGCATTGCGTATCCAAAAGGGTGACGGAGCGGATGATGCTTCTCCTCCCCTTGAGATGATTCTGGAACCTATCATAAATTCCTCGGGAATACAAAGAATTGGATGACAGTTCAAAGGCCGGGTCATCACATGATCGGGGGGGCTTCTAAATGGTGAAGCGCCATTTGCAGAACATGTCGGCCGGGTGTGGATCG
This portion of the Syntrophorhabdaceae bacterium genome encodes:
- a CDS encoding efflux RND transporter periplasmic adaptor subunit, translated to MFRAMFMLAAALILLTFPGGCSKKEKPHERVAGVTAMKITPADTPVAFEFVAQTQSSHEVEIRARVNAFLEKRTYTEGTIVKKGSTLFLMDKKPFQTQVNAAAAALARQKASHEVARMNLERVKPLAEQNALSQKDLDDAKGNFESTGAAVEQAKAQLEMEKLNLSYCTITAPVTGITGAAMIQDGAYVSTMNNQLTTVSVLSPMWVNFSISENDMKRFSDRVASGQIIPPENHNYDVEIVLVDGSVFPETGRITFAAPSFNAKTGTFLIRSSVKNTKGDLRPNQYVRARMKGAVRRNAVLVPQRAIQQGAKGHFVWVINKEGKAEFRPVTVGDWYGNDVFIDGGLRAGEQVVVDGVLSVRQGEPVEIKPAAPVPGAKPGEPAPAVKVDTTPAKPGATPSQPASTPSKPGAKPADSATPKPGAKPADSGTAGGTKQGR
- a CDS encoding CHAT domain-containing protein → MRFLRFAAVFFPAVITAMMLLPNSLPGQSGEDTSTLTAQIDQLKKEGRFQEAIPLAVRLLAVNESIHGPDDPNIAAAASNLANLYRVTGRFTEAEPLFRRALAIQERAPRGPDRPPVAQILMFLARIYNQTGRFTEAEPLLERALEIRQRAGIRRPEAIAFNLVLLAEAYHHNGRQAESETLIKRALEIWDRNQDLPPEAITFSLTLIAKLYRESGRYAEAEPLIKRSLEICEGSLGANHPNVAFGLTNLAIVYRNTGRYTEMESLYKRALAIWEKSLGENHPAVSVALNNLGFYYGAHDKHPEAHASFKRSLDIQDSLRESIFTLLTEKQKLSYMKTQELGIYGYVSHALSLPPRGSQTAVIDVFNAWLRWKGSVMEAQGRYMDALSASDDPKVRATFNELTAVNRDIARLQLAGPGKMAPEEYAGKMSELQEKKGSIEPELMAGSMDFMLQKKARTADIKTLSSTLSRDTVYLDYAKVTLFDFRKKQWAEPHYLLFLFIPGDADEIRLLDMGASERVDRHIRAYLGEMARAKSEGALPSEKELKVQASILYDLLIKPVELSIKGKGRLLISPDGNLNLIPFETLMNSTGSYLIEDFLISYVGAGRDMVKFARPSLSGGESLIMADPDYDLGQKEMDRTKASANVRTASIRGHISRDASGMRFHRLPDTKQEADAIEKILRNKFGQKVSNQQNRKAMEYILFGMSSPRILHLATHGYFLTEEETKRPEQIPEFSSTGNPLQDLPDTIENPMLRSGIVLAGANTSLQEGRDEGMVTAEKVLGLDLKGTDLVVLSACQTGVGDIQGGEGVFGLKRAFILSGAKTLVMSLWSVPSRETVDLMTTFYTLLSEGKTPSQALRQSKLALMKQKPHPFFWGAFVLTGSP
- a CDS encoding winged helix-turn-helix transcriptional regulator, encoding MDIKKLILAGLNEKGRIKATDVMRETGFSRPYVHRFLRELVEEGKIALVGKANRAHYVASGASGRGAGKAQGETVRLHRMLRKTGLREDAVLEGIKREEKLYDGISSNIAEVFTYAFTEILNNAIEHSGSEMVDIVVSRDVMRLSFDISDRGIGIFNNIMKKKGLASIMEAIQDLLKGKETTAPAFHSGEGIFFTSKIADRFIIRSFGKRLTFDNEVGEMFVKDVKRPILGTKVFFSVRLAAKKYLKDIEKSSRFQVPGPRLRK
- a CDS encoding molybdopterin-dependent oxidoreductase, with protein sequence MNRVRVRINGVWRQFAAEPDRVLLDVLRDDLRLTGAKQSCDRKGQCGACTVIVNGRAVPSCLQKMIKLDGADVITVEGLGTPDNPHLIQEAYVLSGAIQCGFCTPGMIMATKALLDRNPDPDDAEIRKALERNLCRCTGYVKIIDAVKLAGRFIRGETTPDAVRPDPIGPKIGVSHPRPSAMLKACGLARFSADIRLEDPLELAVTRSSEHHARIVSVDTSEAAKMPGVVGVMTARDIKGTNRIKILLADQPILAEDKIHCLGDAIAIVAARTKKQALAAAAAVKIVYDPVPILSSPIEAMMDDAVRVHAEWPNLCFVQPQIKGDAGAALEGSATVVEADFSTHINHQAPLEPEATVAYMEGRGEDVQLVVVGRSINIHLHMADLQEALGYENVRYEEAFSGGNFGQKLAMTSEAISGAAALHFRRPVRYIPGLAESMIMSSKRHAFAMRVKLGCGADGRLTAFAIDFIVDNGAYQIIGMTVIKRALWMLSGSYNIPNVDALARLVYTNNPAGGAARGAGPPQVTFALECAMDMLAEKIGMDPLAFRRINSLLPGQSVSTGMVYEEWPFPELCDAIRPTYERARREAASMKKGPIKRGVGIASHAFGIGGPADIGRVVVELDPDNGLTIFAAVADPGEGNDSMLTQIASHLTGIPLGKVRLVTRDTDRTTGMGPAAGSRMTYMAGGSLVLAIEQLQKAMREAGADTCEGLRKAGKPTHYLGSKMAAGKEAILDPETGQGLSFESRVHAIQLAEVEVDTATGEVRVIRMTTAVDPGTVINPHNLEGQLHGGMDQGVGFALREEYIHGETKDWITFKFPTMKTAFDMDVIINETPRAKGPLGAVGIGEMTMVCTAPAVINAIYDACGVRIHDLPATPDKIRAGLARKTT
- a CDS encoding TusE/DsrC/DsvC family sulfur relay protein, with the protein product MNYPSEPGQRTGDFQQRPRVIAGREILFDNEGFLWDPEDWTEEVGRALALESGIDGIDDAQWSVIRFLRAYYAYHGRAPMNRDLKAGLGMSLMDLEALFPGGIRKGARRIAGLPNPRSCT
- a CDS encoding aminotransferase class V-fold PLP-dependent enzyme: MSKFIYLDNAATTFPKPASVLGKMVETYGRIGVSPGRGSYDRAAEAEEFVGDTRRRTARFFGSPDPDRVIFTANATDALNIALQGLLHPGDHVVSTRLEHNSVLRPLYHLRRKGVIEYDLVPFDGKGFVDPRDIAAAIRPNTKLVVITHASNVLGTIQPIREISGRCAEVGVPLLVDAAQSAGAIPIDMEVWGVAGLVFTGHKSMLAPTGIGGLVLGRQMDEIEPSRFGGTGVDSANPVHTGDFPYRLEAGTLNLMGIIGLSEGLEFLQDVGMETIHTGEMELLKKLRDGLASVDGIELYGAQDLSRHVGLLTANVRGMDPDDVGAILDGDFNIAVRVGLHCAPLVHETLGTFPSGSIRFSIGPFNSGEDIDRTLEAMTEIARQGRRT